From the Leifsonia sp. AG29 genome, one window contains:
- a CDS encoding TetR/AcrR family transcriptional regulator has product MAAEGLTLSSDEPGNAPAPTRDLLLRAALEVLNADGLSGVTLRSIGARAGLSRQAPYSYFRNKVELLEALAVAGLGGMIERASLAVVATASAERKLADAVRGYVTAALEEPELYALVFSRTLEASVTLKGVGVAALEWLRTLLAPLVDEAEALETTAAVWAHLHGVVMLALSGHTDSAKGMSDPVESAVVGVRLLVRGSRAA; this is encoded by the coding sequence TTGGCAGCGGAGGGGTTGACTTTGTCAAGCGATGAACCTGGGAATGCACCGGCACCCACGCGGGATCTGCTCCTACGTGCTGCACTCGAGGTGTTGAACGCCGACGGTCTGTCCGGTGTGACGCTGCGGTCGATCGGTGCGCGCGCGGGACTCAGTCGGCAGGCCCCCTACTCGTATTTCCGCAACAAGGTCGAGCTCCTCGAGGCCTTAGCGGTCGCGGGACTGGGAGGGATGATCGAGCGCGCCTCCCTGGCAGTGGTCGCCACCGCCTCGGCGGAACGCAAGTTGGCCGACGCGGTCCGAGGCTATGTGACCGCAGCGCTGGAGGAGCCCGAACTGTACGCCCTCGTCTTCAGTCGCACGCTGGAGGCCTCAGTGACTCTGAAAGGTGTCGGGGTCGCGGCGCTGGAGTGGTTGCGCACGCTGCTCGCCCCGTTGGTCGATGAAGCCGAAGCGTTAGAGACCACAGCCGCCGTCTGGGCTCATCTGCACGGGGTGGTCATGCTGGCGCTTTCCGGCCACACCGATTCCGCGAAAGGGATGTCCGACCCCGTCGAGTCGGCGGTTGTCGGTGTGCGGCTCCTTGTCCGCGGTTCCCGCGCTGCATGA
- a CDS encoding dihydrodipicolinate synthase family protein: MSHGILTGILPVAPTVFHDNEDLDLEGQGRVVDFLVDAHADGVCILANYSEQFSLTDRERDQIIDVTMARADGRIPVIVTASHYSARIAAERARRAEAAGARMVMLMPPFFGATMRVPESALVEYFQRVADGLAIDIMIQDAPMSTTPLSVDALAAIAREVPQVRYAKVEVARAAEKIRRLIAAAGADLPGVFDGEEGVTAIPDLEAGALGTMSSCLVPEVLGEVVRLAAAGEWGTAKVKWESILPLIHYENRQAGLAAAKVVLKAGGVIASDRTRAPFDPVPHASRAGLLELARRHQPLALTWGRS; the protein is encoded by the coding sequence ATGAGCCACGGCATCCTGACCGGCATTCTCCCGGTGGCCCCCACGGTGTTCCACGACAACGAGGACCTCGACCTCGAAGGTCAAGGTCGCGTCGTCGACTTTCTCGTCGATGCCCACGCGGATGGCGTGTGTATTCTCGCGAACTACTCCGAGCAGTTCTCGCTGACGGATCGTGAACGCGACCAGATCATCGACGTGACCATGGCCCGAGCGGACGGGCGGATCCCCGTCATCGTGACCGCCAGCCACTACAGCGCCCGGATCGCGGCAGAGCGCGCTCGCCGCGCCGAAGCGGCCGGCGCACGTATGGTCATGTTGATGCCCCCGTTCTTCGGTGCGACGATGCGGGTCCCGGAATCGGCTCTGGTCGAGTACTTCCAGCGTGTCGCCGACGGCCTTGCGATCGACATCATGATCCAGGACGCGCCGATGAGCACGACACCGCTCTCGGTGGATGCCCTCGCCGCCATCGCCCGTGAAGTGCCCCAGGTGCGCTACGCCAAGGTCGAGGTTGCCCGGGCCGCCGAAAAGATCAGGCGTCTCATCGCTGCTGCGGGAGCCGACCTGCCGGGCGTGTTCGACGGCGAAGAAGGGGTGACCGCTATCCCGGATCTCGAGGCCGGAGCCCTGGGCACGATGAGCAGTTGCCTCGTGCCCGAGGTCCTCGGGGAGGTCGTTCGACTCGCCGCGGCTGGTGAGTGGGGTACCGCGAAAGTGAAATGGGAGTCGATCCTCCCGCTCATCCACTACGAAAATCGGCAGGCCGGCCTGGCTGCCGCAAAAGTCGTCCTCAAGGCGGGCGGGGTCATCGCGAGCGACCGGACGCGAGCGCCGTTCGATCCCGTTCCGCACGCCAGCCGGGCAGGATTGCTCGAGCTCGCGCGGCGCCATCAGCCGCTCGCGCTCACATGGGGGCGCTCGTGA
- a CDS encoding FAD binding domain-containing protein, which produces MDQHLGGGFVDINTVHRYRWPTRRNDLRLAPGETFLAGGSWLFSEPQPAVTGLVDLTALGWPPVETSARGLRLAATCTLAELASLSGTGWTAEPLFRDCCRALLGSFKVWNVATVGGNLCLALPAGPMIALAAALDGTLEIWRPDGTQYTLDAIDFIVGPSQTVLERGDLLRAVDLPARALTGATASRKASLRPLGRSAAFVVARRDPDRRFTVVVTAATRHPHRFRFDDLPSRHELRAALDTITTWYDDPHGSPDWRRAITLHLAEQVRADLAEEAVPR; this is translated from the coding sequence ATGGATCAACATTTGGGAGGCGGCTTCGTGGACATCAACACCGTGCACCGTTACCGCTGGCCGACGCGTCGGAATGACCTGCGTCTGGCACCGGGCGAGACGTTTCTGGCGGGCGGCTCCTGGCTCTTCTCGGAGCCGCAGCCCGCCGTGACCGGGCTCGTCGATCTCACTGCGCTCGGGTGGCCGCCCGTCGAGACGTCCGCCCGCGGCCTGCGGCTGGCGGCCACCTGCACATTGGCCGAATTGGCCTCGCTCAGCGGCACCGGATGGACCGCGGAGCCACTGTTCCGCGACTGCTGCCGGGCTCTGCTCGGCTCGTTCAAGGTGTGGAACGTCGCCACGGTGGGGGGCAACCTCTGCCTGGCGCTGCCCGCCGGCCCGATGATCGCGCTCGCTGCCGCCCTCGACGGAACACTGGAGATCTGGCGTCCCGACGGCACGCAGTACACGCTCGACGCCATTGACTTCATCGTGGGTCCGAGCCAGACCGTCCTCGAGCGCGGCGATCTCCTCCGGGCCGTCGACCTACCCGCGAGGGCCTTGACGGGGGCGACCGCGTCGCGAAAGGCGTCGCTCCGGCCGTTGGGGCGCTCGGCCGCATTCGTCGTCGCGCGTCGCGACCCCGATCGGCGATTCACCGTCGTCGTGACCGCCGCCACCCGCCACCCGCACCGTTTCCGCTTCGACGACCTACCGAGCCGACACGAGCTCCGGGCGGCGCTCGACACCATAACGACGTGGTACGACGACCCGCACGGGAGCCCCGACTGGCGGAGAGCCATCACGCTGCACCTCGCCGAGCAGGTCCGTGCCGATCTCGCAGAGGAGGCTGTGCCGAGATGA
- a CDS encoding SRPBCC family protein → MPGINPTDGTVPVVVQARSRYTPEICFELIAPIDLARIFQGWGPFPAVNGASGQTGPWNAAGRTRHPQLSDGSTATESLTEYTEPSSFAYELSGFTGSMRHLFRVVRGEWTFTPDGTGTLVRWTYEFAPLRGRLLLSRALVGPLWRRYATRALELALAAVEEDAGRIGGHSAPTPRTKGNRR, encoded by the coding sequence ATGCCCGGCATCAACCCGACCGACGGAACCGTTCCCGTGGTCGTGCAAGCTCGCTCCCGCTATACGCCCGAGATCTGCTTCGAGCTCATCGCACCGATCGACCTCGCGCGGATCTTCCAAGGGTGGGGACCCTTCCCGGCGGTCAACGGAGCCAGTGGTCAGACCGGGCCGTGGAACGCGGCGGGCCGGACTCGCCACCCCCAGCTCTCCGACGGTTCCACCGCGACGGAGAGTCTGACCGAATACACCGAGCCGTCATCGTTCGCATACGAGCTCTCCGGCTTCACCGGGAGCATGCGGCATCTCTTCCGCGTCGTCCGTGGCGAATGGACCTTCACGCCGGACGGGACAGGGACTCTGGTGCGTTGGACATACGAGTTCGCTCCATTGCGTGGGAGGCTGCTTCTGAGCCGGGCGCTGGTCGGTCCGCTCTGGCGCCGCTATGCGACCCGCGCGCTCGAACTCGCCCTCGCCGCGGTCGAGGAGGACGCCGGCCGGATCGGCGGCCACAGCGCACCGACACCACGCACGAAGGGGAACCGCCGATGA
- a CDS encoding SMP-30/gluconolactonase/LRE family protein — MSTLLSVPARPAEQFTDPIADHGEGPVWFAAEGLLRMVDMLAGDVITISPQGALLHREHVGTVAAAIRPRSSGGYVVATERDLRVIGDSGETHSFGPAFDDPAIRFNEGGCTPDGAFLCGTMAYANTPSAGTLYRLEPGGAVSVALSGVTISNGLSFTADGTTMFYTDSATGRVDIFDYVGGDLRDRQPFAVVDREDGAPDGLCVDAEGGVWVALWGGGEVRRYDADGRVDDIVTVPVAQVTACTLGGADLTQLFITTSRYGMSDPEPLAGAVFRVDVDIPGTDVLTFAG; from the coding sequence GTGAGCACCCTCCTGTCCGTGCCCGCGCGGCCGGCCGAACAGTTCACCGACCCCATCGCCGACCATGGCGAAGGTCCGGTGTGGTTCGCGGCCGAGGGACTGCTGCGGATGGTCGACATGCTGGCCGGCGACGTAATCACGATCTCGCCTCAGGGCGCTCTTCTCCACCGCGAGCACGTCGGGACAGTCGCGGCCGCGATACGTCCACGCTCCTCGGGCGGGTACGTCGTGGCGACCGAGCGAGATCTCCGCGTGATCGGTGACTCAGGAGAGACTCACTCATTCGGACCCGCTTTCGACGACCCGGCCATCCGTTTCAATGAAGGAGGCTGTACGCCCGACGGAGCGTTCCTCTGCGGGACGATGGCGTACGCCAATACGCCATCCGCCGGCACGCTGTACCGGCTCGAGCCGGGAGGGGCGGTCAGCGTCGCGCTCTCCGGGGTGACGATCTCGAACGGCCTGTCGTTCACCGCGGACGGCACCACGATGTTCTATACCGACAGCGCCACGGGACGGGTGGATATCTTCGACTATGTCGGCGGCGATCTGCGCGATCGGCAACCGTTCGCGGTCGTCGATCGCGAAGACGGAGCGCCAGACGGGCTCTGCGTGGACGCCGAAGGGGGCGTCTGGGTGGCCCTCTGGGGAGGCGGAGAGGTCCGTCGTTACGATGCCGATGGGAGAGTCGACGACATCGTCACGGTCCCCGTGGCGCAGGTCACCGCCTGCACCCTCGGCGGCGCCGACCTCACCCAACTCTTCATCACCACATCACGATACGGAATGAGTGACCCCGAGCCGCTCGCGGGCGCGGTGTTCCGGGTGGACGTCGACATCCCCGGCACCGACGTTCTCACCTTCGCCGGCTGA
- a CDS encoding TetR-like C-terminal domain-containing protein, translated as MADRIGYDGLTMSRVADVLGVRTPSLYKHVSSLEDLGSRLATLTLLQLDTEVGRAVQGRADRDALLAASWAMREYVASHPGRYSATLRVGLGGRGTAEQAAAAGLLRTFGAILRGYDLSPTATVHALRMLRSAIHGFCSLAAAGSFRLGGDVDEDFTWMLDFIDAGLRNDAPPRSGPASS; from the coding sequence GTGGCCGATCGGATCGGCTACGACGGACTGACCATGAGCCGGGTGGCCGACGTGCTCGGCGTTCGCACACCCTCCCTGTACAAGCACGTGAGCAGTCTCGAGGACCTGGGAAGCCGCCTGGCGACTCTTACTCTGCTGCAGCTCGATACCGAGGTGGGCCGGGCGGTCCAGGGGCGCGCCGACCGGGACGCGCTACTGGCGGCATCCTGGGCGATGCGGGAGTACGTGGCGTCGCACCCCGGACGTTACTCGGCCACCCTGCGGGTGGGCCTGGGGGGCCGGGGAACGGCTGAACAAGCCGCGGCCGCCGGCTTGCTGAGAACATTCGGGGCGATTCTGCGAGGTTACGATCTATCACCCACAGCTACTGTCCATGCCCTGCGGATGCTGCGCAGCGCCATCCACGGTTTCTGCTCCCTCGCCGCCGCGGGCAGCTTCAGGCTAGGTGGGGACGTCGACGAAGACTTCACCTGGATGCTCGACTTCATCGACGCCGGCCTGCGTAATGACGCTCCTCCCCGTTCGGGCCCTGCTTCGTCTTAG
- a CDS encoding SDR family NAD(P)-dependent oxidoreductase, producing MNPLDGSELRNSDTLVVGGTGNVGFYLVDGFIRAGSARVIVPTRSSERPERLLQRLGPEKAQRIKPILDDVGSVDGARRIRDEVAAVSGELGAVVASLASWHQSSSMLRAGFADFRTVIDTRLYPHFLAAETFVPLLAPDGAYTAINGPAAFAGLPQPAYWGDLCNRSGAEPPHPGGSCRNARTSPGE from the coding sequence TTGAATCCCCTCGATGGGTCCGAGCTTCGGAATAGTGACACGCTCGTCGTTGGTGGGACCGGTAACGTCGGCTTCTATCTCGTCGACGGCTTCATTCGGGCCGGTAGCGCGCGGGTGATCGTCCCCACACGGTCATCGGAAAGACCGGAGCGCCTCCTGCAGCGCCTGGGGCCGGAGAAGGCACAGCGCATCAAGCCGATATTGGACGACGTCGGTTCGGTCGACGGTGCCAGACGTATCCGCGATGAAGTGGCAGCCGTTAGCGGAGAGCTCGGAGCGGTAGTGGCTTCGCTTGCGAGCTGGCACCAGAGTTCCTCGATGTTGCGCGCCGGATTCGCTGATTTCAGGACTGTGATTGATACGCGCCTCTACCCACACTTCCTCGCCGCTGAGACATTCGTGCCGCTGCTCGCGCCCGACGGTGCGTACACCGCCATCAACGGCCCGGCTGCTTTCGCTGGGCTGCCACAACCGGCGTACTGGGGCGATCTCTGTAACAGGAGCGGCGCAGAACCGCCTCATCCAGGCGGTAGCTGCCGAAACGCGCGGACATCCCCGGGTGAATGA
- the dgoD gene encoding galactonate dehydratase produces MSNDALDEISSDTTTERSFGSSRRQRGMRIESVDTVVVNAQLRNWVFVKVTATDGTVGWGEATLEWQARAVAGAVADLSPILVGQDPRRIEHLWQAMYRDHFFKGGVVTMSAISGIDQALWDLKARHLGVPAYELLGGAVRDSLRMYDHLGGGDSTAVYGNASIEGFGAAARRAVEDGFSALKILAVPSGGGLPSSADVAGAAELMRTVREAVGNDVDVMVDLHGRTTAAGALAYGRALAEFDPWFFEEPCAPGNPREMAEVARALPFPVATGERLIALGEFREHLALGACAILQPDICHVGGPTGLKKIAAFAESHEIPLAPHNPLGPIATAVNQHVAFATPGVIIQEVMRSDVPWRNDVVTGTFPIVGGRIGLPDGPGWGIEVDEEAAALHPYKPESQITTRNNDGSVADW; encoded by the coding sequence ATGAGCAACGATGCCTTGGATGAGATCTCCTCCGACACGACCACCGAGCGGAGCTTCGGCTCGTCGCGCCGTCAGCGAGGAATGAGGATCGAGTCCGTCGACACCGTCGTGGTCAACGCGCAACTCCGCAACTGGGTCTTCGTCAAGGTGACCGCCACCGACGGGACGGTCGGATGGGGTGAAGCGACTCTGGAGTGGCAAGCGCGCGCCGTGGCCGGAGCCGTGGCCGATCTGTCGCCGATCCTGGTCGGGCAGGATCCGCGCCGGATCGAACACCTGTGGCAAGCGATGTACCGGGACCACTTCTTCAAGGGCGGCGTGGTGACGATGAGCGCGATCTCCGGAATCGACCAAGCGCTGTGGGATCTGAAGGCACGTCACCTGGGCGTGCCCGCCTACGAGTTGCTCGGCGGAGCGGTGCGCGACAGCCTGCGGATGTACGACCATCTCGGAGGAGGCGACAGCACGGCTGTTTACGGCAACGCCAGCATCGAAGGCTTCGGTGCCGCGGCCCGGAGAGCCGTCGAGGATGGTTTCTCCGCCCTCAAGATCCTGGCCGTGCCGAGCGGTGGAGGACTTCCGTCGAGCGCGGATGTCGCAGGCGCTGCAGAACTGATGCGCACGGTGCGCGAGGCGGTGGGCAATGACGTCGACGTCATGGTGGATCTGCACGGGCGCACGACCGCGGCCGGAGCCTTGGCCTATGGCCGCGCACTGGCCGAGTTCGACCCGTGGTTCTTCGAGGAGCCCTGTGCGCCCGGCAACCCCCGCGAAATGGCGGAGGTCGCGCGCGCCCTCCCTTTCCCCGTGGCGACGGGCGAACGCCTCATCGCACTGGGCGAGTTCCGGGAGCATCTCGCGCTCGGGGCGTGCGCCATCCTTCAGCCAGATATCTGCCATGTCGGCGGCCCCACAGGGCTCAAGAAGATCGCCGCGTTCGCGGAGAGCCACGAAATCCCGCTCGCCCCGCACAATCCGCTCGGCCCGATCGCGACCGCGGTGAACCAGCATGTCGCCTTCGCCACCCCCGGTGTCATCATTCAAGAGGTCATGCGATCCGATGTGCCCTGGCGCAATGACGTCGTCACCGGCACCTTCCCCATCGTCGGCGGGCGCATCGGCCTTCCCGATGGCCCCGGCTGGGGCATCGAGGTGGACGAGGAAGCGGCCGCGCTCCACCCCTACAAGCCCGAGTCGCAGATCACCACACGCAACAATGACGGATCGGTGGCGGACTGGTGA
- a CDS encoding TetR/AcrR family transcriptional regulator, with protein sequence MIEWPTRAAAALKLTTSAHGSRVAMSTVPVTSNTSRGAGTKAALLDAADRLLERDGLDAVTLRAVGAIADVSRQAPYRHCVDKDALLAALAVRYYEELTDAMDAEAERSDDALRRHRRDIRRLGDRASSPLQADGE encoded by the coding sequence ATGATCGAGTGGCCGACACGCGCGGCCGCTGCGCTAAAGTTGACGACGTCAGCGCATGGGAGCAGGGTGGCGATGTCAACAGTTCCAGTCACGTCGAACACTTCTCGCGGAGCCGGGACGAAAGCGGCGCTTCTCGACGCGGCGGACCGACTCCTCGAGCGAGACGGCCTTGACGCGGTCACCCTGCGGGCCGTGGGGGCTATCGCGGACGTCTCGCGTCAAGCGCCGTATCGGCATTGCGTCGATAAGGATGCGTTGCTCGCCGCGTTGGCCGTCCGCTACTACGAAGAGCTCACCGATGCGATGGATGCCGAGGCGGAGCGCAGCGATGATGCGCTCCGCCGGCATCGTCGGGACATTCGTCGGCTGGGTGATCGCGCATCCTCGCCGCTACAAGCTGATGGTGAGTGA
- a CDS encoding alpha/beta fold hydrolase has product MTEYLKLAEGTIAYDLEGTGPLVVLAHGMGDSRHAYRFVVPRLVAAGYRVANVDLRGCGDSSVGEWSSFTRTDIAGDLVAIVRHLGGPAVVVGQSISGGAATIAAADAPDEVAAVVEIGSFTRKQSMSFADLRVRRYRQGMLQLALMTMLGSVPWWLRYLDTAYPGIKPADWNEQLDRISSKLREPGRMKVLQSMGRTTPVDADAKLAQVRCPALVIQGTLDPDWGDPKVEGEAIVNAIGHHQARLQLIAGAGHYPHAQFPAETAEAILLFLKEHTRA; this is encoded by the coding sequence ATGACCGAATATCTCAAGCTGGCTGAGGGCACGATCGCCTACGACCTGGAAGGTACCGGGCCCTTGGTCGTCCTGGCCCACGGCATGGGCGACAGCCGCCACGCGTATCGATTCGTAGTCCCGCGCCTGGTCGCCGCGGGGTATCGCGTGGCCAATGTCGACCTCCGAGGATGCGGCGACTCGAGCGTAGGTGAATGGTCATCGTTTACTCGCACCGACATCGCCGGAGACCTGGTCGCTATCGTCCGCCACCTGGGCGGCCCCGCCGTTGTGGTGGGCCAATCGATCTCCGGCGGCGCCGCGACCATCGCGGCCGCGGATGCTCCGGACGAGGTGGCCGCCGTAGTCGAGATCGGGTCCTTCACGAGGAAGCAGTCGATGTCTTTCGCCGATCTTCGCGTACGCCGGTACCGGCAAGGAATGCTGCAGCTGGCGCTCATGACGATGCTGGGCAGCGTGCCCTGGTGGCTCCGTTATCTGGACACCGCATATCCCGGCATCAAACCGGCCGACTGGAACGAACAGCTGGACCGCATCTCTTCGAAGCTGCGTGAGCCCGGCCGGATGAAGGTATTGCAGTCCATGGGCCGCACCACCCCCGTCGACGCGGACGCGAAGCTCGCGCAGGTGCGTTGCCCTGCCCTGGTGATCCAGGGCACGCTCGACCCGGACTGGGGCGACCCGAAGGTCGAGGGCGAGGCGATCGTCAACGCCATCGGCCACCATCAAGCGCGACTCCAACTGATCGCGGGTGCCGGCCACTACCCCCACGCGCAATTCCCGGCCGAGACGGCCGAAGCCATCCTTCTCTTCCTGAAAGAGCACACCCGTGCCTAG
- a CDS encoding MFS transporter, whose product MTSSSALDPQLTAGHPSRWRILPILCLSLLLIGLDNLIILVALPTLAEKLNASGAQQQWFADAYGMTFAGFLIFAGSLGDRFGRRRLLLTGFVLVGAASFLASVSGSAELLIAARAAMGLGAELIMPSKLSIITNVFAAEERQKAIAIWAAAASIGIPLGPIVGGALLQTGWWELIFLINVPIVIIALVATARLVPESRSPNLTKIDIPGAALSVLGMAALVYAVIEAPTFGWSSGQTLGVLAAALVFLALFVMWDRRAAQPLLPAAMLRNRNVSVASLGILLNQFGVFGAIFLLTQYHQFVHGHSPLIAGRSRRSSPSSSALPSSPPSREKRVPSGRLPALS is encoded by the coding sequence ATGACATCGAGTTCCGCACTCGACCCGCAACTGACCGCGGGACACCCTAGCCGGTGGCGCATCTTGCCGATCCTGTGCTTGAGTCTCCTGCTTATCGGACTTGACAACCTGATCATCCTGGTGGCTCTACCGACCCTGGCGGAGAAGCTGAACGCCTCCGGTGCCCAGCAGCAGTGGTTCGCCGACGCCTATGGAATGACGTTCGCTGGTTTCCTCATCTTCGCCGGCAGCCTGGGCGACCGCTTCGGTCGACGCCGGCTGCTTCTGACCGGTTTCGTGCTCGTCGGTGCGGCATCGTTTCTTGCGTCCGTCTCTGGAAGCGCCGAGTTGCTGATAGCAGCGCGGGCAGCCATGGGGCTCGGAGCGGAGCTGATCATGCCCTCAAAGTTGTCGATCATCACGAATGTCTTCGCCGCGGAGGAGCGGCAAAAGGCGATCGCGATATGGGCGGCGGCTGCGTCGATCGGAATTCCCCTGGGCCCCATCGTCGGCGGGGCATTGCTACAGACGGGGTGGTGGGAGCTGATCTTCCTGATCAACGTGCCGATCGTGATCATCGCGCTTGTCGCAACCGCCCGACTGGTGCCCGAGTCGCGTAGTCCAAATTTGACCAAGATCGATATTCCGGGGGCGGCGCTGTCTGTGCTCGGGATGGCGGCACTCGTCTACGCGGTGATCGAGGCGCCCACCTTCGGGTGGAGCAGTGGCCAGACTCTTGGTGTACTCGCGGCCGCACTGGTCTTTTTGGCCCTGTTCGTGATGTGGGACCGCCGCGCCGCACAGCCTCTGCTTCCGGCCGCGATGCTCCGCAATCGCAATGTCAGCGTGGCATCGCTCGGGATCCTGCTCAACCAATTCGGAGTTTTCGGCGCAATCTTCCTCCTGACCCAATATCACCAGTTCGTCCACGGACACAGCCCGCTGATCGCTGGACGCTCACGCCGATCCTCGCCGTCGTCATCGGCGCTGCCCTCTTCACCGCCCTCGCGCGAAAAGCGGGTACCAAGTGGGCGCTTGCCGGCGCTCTCCTAG
- a CDS encoding SDR family NAD(P)-dependent oxidoreductase — protein MTPGGLVVITGGTKGYGRALAAEFSARGADVIATGRQISAQDRLPGITYVFGDITSPEHRDEVLAVARTRGAPRLLVNNAAIQTPIPVLSTAPGEAARLVHREFAVDLIAPLDLTLQFLPDMVAGTEPSRIVFITSTLAFAPKRSTPGYNAAKAALSAFARSLDYQLTPTQVSAVSVTLPLVDTQMTAGRGARKLTPQEAARRTIRALERNAAAVDIGDARAFRLLHRIAPRQAERLTRDS, from the coding sequence ATGACGCCCGGTGGGCTCGTCGTCATCACGGGGGGCACCAAGGGCTACGGTCGAGCGCTCGCCGCTGAATTCAGCGCGCGCGGCGCCGACGTCATCGCCACCGGACGACAGATCTCGGCTCAGGATCGACTACCCGGCATCACCTATGTCTTCGGCGACATCACGTCGCCCGAGCACAGAGACGAGGTCTTGGCCGTGGCGCGAACCAGAGGGGCGCCCCGTCTCCTCGTCAACAACGCCGCGATACAGACACCCATACCTGTTCTTTCCACCGCCCCCGGCGAGGCAGCACGACTTGTGCACCGCGAGTTCGCGGTGGATCTGATCGCCCCTCTCGACCTCACACTCCAGTTCCTCCCCGACATGGTGGCCGGAACCGAGCCCTCCCGCATCGTTTTCATCACCAGCACACTTGCCTTCGCACCCAAGAGGTCCACCCCCGGCTATAACGCAGCCAAAGCGGCGTTGAGCGCCTTCGCTCGCTCGCTCGACTATCAGCTGACACCGACACAGGTGTCCGCCGTCAGCGTCACTCTGCCTCTCGTCGACACGCAGATGACGGCTGGGAGAGGGGCACGGAAGCTCACACCCCAGGAGGCCGCCCGGCGAACCATCCGAGCGCTCGAGCGCAACGCCGCCGCTGTGGACATCGGGGACGCCCGCGCGTTCCGACTTCTTCATCGCATCGCGCCGCGCCAGGCCGAGCGCCTCACGCGGGACAGCTGA
- a CDS encoding TetR/AcrR family transcriptional regulator — protein MARKHVVSPPTPVRLMDAAEALFAERGFDQASVRDILDRAHVANASAINYYFGGKEELFAAVGARLLGPVQAERLSRLDAAALLTESQRLEGIVAAYVDPLVALHYGPEAEAAQRFLAWLMADPARHADRVALQPVADVNERFVEALRLLYPAVDDADLRWGVAAAAALLIGWQLGLLDAPCTRGRLPQSAESAHLRQYIVNSFTALPRRS, from the coding sequence ATGGCGCGCAAGCACGTTGTCTCCCCCCCGACTCCGGTCCGACTGATGGATGCAGCTGAGGCCCTATTCGCGGAACGCGGCTTCGATCAGGCGTCGGTGAGGGACATCCTTGACCGGGCCCATGTGGCGAACGCCTCCGCGATCAACTACTACTTCGGCGGCAAGGAAGAGCTGTTCGCCGCCGTTGGAGCGCGCCTCCTGGGTCCCGTTCAGGCTGAACGTCTTTCGCGGCTGGATGCAGCGGCTCTCCTTACGGAGTCGCAGCGGCTCGAGGGAATCGTTGCCGCCTACGTCGATCCTCTAGTTGCACTGCACTATGGACCGGAGGCGGAGGCCGCTCAGCGCTTCCTTGCCTGGCTCATGGCGGATCCGGCGCGTCACGCCGACCGAGTTGCGCTGCAGCCGGTAGCGGACGTCAACGAGCGCTTCGTCGAGGCGCTGCGGTTGCTTTATCCGGCGGTCGATGACGCTGATCTCCGGTGGGGGGTCGCTGCTGCTGCTGCTTTACTGATCGGATGGCAGCTGGGCCTATTGGATGCTCCCTGCACCCGCGGACGCCTACCCCAGAGCGCGGAATCCGCGCACCTGCGCCAATACATTGTCAACTCGTTCACAGCGCTTCCGCGCAGGAGCTAG